Proteins found in one Aethina tumida isolate Nest 87 chromosome 1, icAetTumi1.1, whole genome shotgun sequence genomic segment:
- the LOC126265040 gene encoding uncharacterized protein LOC126265040 codes for MSGNIKRTFFTTYMRDFPEKHAPRVASIKSLQEFKNPISGDLKDYLVIGKLHLNSNEEELEQFQNRFNDKYEKINQVHSLSTIDSEYVNSLEGNDALTTYQVDYDKIKSHKTHSRVQSQFHLPHDVYIPETEISYAFRNPITLNPDALGPQQPLKREGKLEALAQKAITGAFQYRTEYTDSIATRAEERMKMLECKTPRGES; via the coding sequence atgagcgGAAATATAAAGCGTACCTTCTTTACAACATACATGAGAGATTTTCCTGAAAAACATGCACCGAGAGTGGCGAGCATAAAAAGTTTACAAGAGTTTAAGAATCCAATATCGGGAGACCTAAAAGATTACCTAGTCATTGGAAAACTCCACCTGAATTCGAATGAAGAGGAACtagaacaatttcaaaataggtTTAACGACAAGTATGAGAAAATTAACCAAGTTCATTCGTTGTCGACCATCGATTCGGAATATGTGAACTCGCTTGAGGGTAATGATGCACTGACAACCTACCAAGTAGACTACGACAAAATAAAATCGCACAAAACACATTCACGGGTCCAGTCACAATTCCACCTTCCACATGATGTGTATATACCTGAAACTGAAATTTCGTATGCGTTTAGGAATCCCATTACGTTGAACCCTGATGCTTTGGGCCCCCAACAACCACTAAAACGTGAAGGTAAACTGGAAGCTCTTGCCCAAAAGGCCATAACAGGGGCATTTCAATACAGGACTGAATACACAGATTCTATAGCTACTAGAGCCGAGGAAAGAATGAAAATGCTCGAGTGTAAAACACCTCGTGGTGAATCTTAG
- the LOC109594837 gene encoding inhibitor of Bruton tyrosine kinase isoform X1, translating to MAFQDIPQCSERCRSTRHGDIITAVLTKTSISDLEACSFLNYICNNCESVRDSAGRTALHTAASVGRSEVIRWLVQNRHADINAKDVESGYTPLHRSIFYKKINAAIELIKLGANTNLLDNDSLTYQEHCLKDGYKPAKDCFEGEVYAWGSNTNHVLGTHTSSTPELFDTFYKEQPTETVQQICISKFHSVIVTKNGKVFSCGHGQGGRLGLGNQQTTVTPKQVSFSENSQEPLMCWYASISRNHSMFLLSDKFVYTCGLNTHHVLGIFPPPKELLVPKQIKSLIGIDEICAQRYHSVAWNAHCLYTWGLNAGQLGHKLVNEKDKYVISPRAVTALNLKDTTISYVAASDGATAIYTIKGDIILLHEYQCRKIASRQPNIVQLSVIGGTLNASLDEEILNEGPSQLTVVALTDSGELLIWQESDPHLCRCIFYRSILVREVCINTNGIYFVTNDGGAFKGTVKARKNMRPASHHDKKRMKVQFNKFLEKENCVTIKLERIPKIHRALSIASDPHGNDFCIIQATPYSFYEIPEMIPPEMESNIRRLFEEADLNDNIHDIVFNVGNQSFPAHKFVIASKCPYLLEVMNQDKSVLNNENPTIFKQFLMFLYTGSCDLLKCGEITSEALLNLCNSDKNCNQVQGTVAEGFDGTRSAIECYKEAKSPPKKNEKTPTNPVRLLRELSKKFKCQELQNALSHVDVYKNVIKTKGKQHRHGKPVFDMYSFPELCDVTIKCRDGKTLRAHRCILSSRLEYFANLFSMRWDNSSKSEITLPFPKSTALALLEYIYTDTIVDLDAKDFDHVLRLLILSDQFFVARLKNHCEFLLATSLTLKNASQILQAADVYNACLLKDCALTFIVDNLAAFLELNFLNDLSEDLLLELTTTYFNQILDSSCRVITPYSDAPSDETVKWVHNNFRVDLNVKIEKKPTQKRRSRTHRASTSEKPQENESFSDTNLDSVVQFPDIQEDCVETNQKLPDRLRAITMASEKIKDEKMECNFTTLSSQNLNNSFSESGTSFESFPELGSPPCSSHSVNRTPRTKPKPIKVSQKQKKLLSSETGAIPKSPAVAESPKNPWKPIPDISSPISSPEAQCSMDDIISDEKKQKENLVKIQSKPLLHTQIEDKAIDDLHKVYNTEAVNDEFITIERVSIGNVASPVWVPRTK from the exons ATGGCTTTCCAAGACATCCCCCAATGCTCTGAAAGGTGCCGAAGCACAAGGCATGGAGATATCATAACTGCTGTGTTGACTAAGACAAGCATTTCTGATTTGGAAGCCTGCTCATTCCTGAATTATATTTGCAACAATTGTGAATCTGTTCGTGATTCTGCTG GGAGAACCGCCTTGCACACTGCAGCTTCTGTTGGTCGATCAGAAGTTATAAGGTGGTTGGTGCAAAATCGGCATGCTGATATTAATGCTAAAGATGTCGAATCTGGCTACACCCCATTGCACAGGAGTATATTTTACAAGAAGATTAATGCAGCTATTGAATTAATCAAATTGG GTGCCAATACTAATTTGTTGGATAATGACAGTTTAACATATCAGGAGCATTGCCTGAAAGATGGATACAAACCTGCTAAAGACTGCTTTGAAGGTGAAGTGTATGCATGGGGATCCAATACAAATCATGTTTTGGGGACACACACAAGCAGTACTCCTGAATTGTTTGATACCTTTTACAAGGAGCAACCAACTGAAACTGTCCAACAGATCTGTATTAGCAAGTTTCACAGTGTAATTGTAACCAAGAATGGTAAGGTTTTCAG ttgtgGACACGGACAAGGCGGACGTTTGGGTTTGGGAAACCAACAAACAACTGTTACACCCAAACAAGTTTCCTTTTCTGAGAACAGTCAGGAACCCTTGATGTGTTGGTATGCAAGTATTTCCAGAAACCACAGCATGTTTCTTCTTTCTGACAAATTC GTATACACATGTGGATTGAACACGCACCATGTGCTGGGTATTTTTCCACCACCAAAAGAACTATTGGTtccgaaacaaataaaatctcTGATTGGGATAGATGAAATATGTGCGCAGAGATATCATTCAGTTGCTTGGAATGCACATTGTTTGTATACGTGGGGCTTGAATGCAGGACAATTGGGCCACAAGTTGGTTAATGAAAAAGACAAATATGTTATATCACCTAGGGCGGTGACAGCATTAAATTTGAAGGATACAACTATTAGTTATGTCGCAGCAAGTGATGGTGCCACCGcgatttatacaattaaaggaGATATAATTCTTTTACATGAATATCAGTGCAGAAAAATCGCTTCCag GCAACCAAATATTGTGCAACTGAGCGTTATTGGGGGAACATTGAATGCGTCTTTGGATGAAGAAATTCTAAATGAAGGACCATCCCAATTGACTGTCGTAGCGTTAACAGATTCTGGAGAATTGTTGATTTGGCAAGAGTCAGATCCTCATTTGTGTAGatgcattttttatagatCAATACTTGTGAGAGAGGTGTGTATAAACACTAATGGAATATACTTTGTCACCAATGATGGAGGAGCATTTAAag GGACAGTAAAAGCAAGAAAGAATATGCGCCCAGCAAGCCACCATGACAAAAAACGTATGAAGGtacaattcaataaattcttgGAAAAGGAGAATTGCGtgacaattaaattagaaaggaTCCCTAAAATTCACCGGGCCCTCTCAATTGCAAGCGATCCTCACGGCAACGATTTCTGTATTATACAAGCAA CTCCTTACTCTTTTTATGAAATCCCCGAAATGATACCACCCGAGATGGAATCAAACATCCGTCGATTATTTGAAGAGGCTGACCTGAACGATAACATACACGATATAGTTTTCAATGTTGGAAATCAGTCGTTCCCAGcgcataaatttgtaatagcTTCAAAGTGTCCGTACTTATTGGAGGTGATGAATCAGGATAAGTCGGTTTTAAACAATGAGAATCCGACCATTTTCaagcaatttttaatgtttttgtacaCGGGTTCTTGCGATTTGCTGAAGTGCGGAGAAATTACATCTGAGGCGCTGCTTAATCTGTGCAACagtgataaaaattgtaaccAAGTACAAGGAACGGTTGCGGAAGGATTTGATGGTACACGAAGTGCTATCGAATGTTACAAAGAAGCTAAATCTCCTCctaagaaaaatgaaaagacACCGACAAACCCCGTACGGTTGCTACGTGAGctctctaaaaaatttaagtgtcAGGAATTGCAAAATGCTCTTTCCCATGTCGACGTGTATAAAAACGTGATTAAAACAAAGGGTAAACAGCACAGACACGGCAAGCCAGTGTTCGACATGTACAGTTTTCCAGAACTGTGCGATGTGACCATAAAATGTCGTGACGGCAAAACTTTGCGAGCTCATCGTTGCATTTTGTCCAGCAGATTGGAATACTTTGCCAATTTGTTCTCCATGCGTTGGGATAAT tcttCCAAATCAGAAATCACTTTGCCCTTCCCGAAGAGCACTGCATTAGCCCTTTTAGAATACATTTACACAGACACAATCGTAGATCTGGATGCCAAGGATTTCGATCACGTATTGAGACTCCTCATTTTGTCTGACCAGTTTTTCGTGGCCCGTCTCAAGAATCACTGCGAGTTTCTGCTGGCCACGAGTCTGACGCTGAAGAACGCCTCTCAAATATTGCAAGCCGCAGACGTTTACAACGCTTGCTTGTTGAAAGATTGCGCTTTAACATTCATCGTAGATAATTTGGCGGCGTTCCTCGAGTTGAACTTCCTTAACGATCTGAGCGAGGATCTCCTTCTCGAGTTGACCACGACGTATTTCAATCAGATCCTGGATTCTTCTTGCCGTGTCATAACACCCTATTCCGATGCACCATCTGATGAAACCGTTAAGTGGGTGCACAACAATTTTAGGGTagatttaaatgtgaaaattgaGAAGAAACCTACACAGAAGAGACGTTCGAGAACTCACAGGGCTTCCACAAGCGAGAAACCCCAGGAGAACGAGTCCTTCAGTGATACTAATTTGGACAGTGTCGTTCAATTTCCAGATATTCAAGAGGATTGCGTGGAAACCAATCAAAAATTGCCCGATCGATTAAGGGCGATCACAATGGCTAGTGAGAAAATAAAGGATGAGAAGATGGAGTGCAATTTCACGACACTGTCGTCTCAAAATTTGAACAACTCGTTCAGCGAATCCGGAACGTCGTTTGAATCGTTCCCGGAGTTGGGTAGTCCGCCCTGTTCCTCTCATTCAGTAAACAGAACTCCCAGGACCAAGCCAAAACCGATTAAGGTGtcacaaaaacaaaagaaactgTTATCTTCGGAGACCGGAGCTATCCCGAAGTCACCTGCGGTTGCTG AGAGTCCTAAAAATCCATGGAAACCAATTCCTGATATATCTAGTCCAATTTCTTCGCCAGAGGCACAGTGCAGCATGGATGACATAATATCTGATGAAAAGAAACAAAAGgagaatttagttaaaatacagAGCAAGCCGCTTCTTCATACACag atagAAGACAAAGCCATAGACGACTTGCACAAGGTCTACAACACCGAAGCTGTGAATGATGAGTTTATTACTATAGAACGAGTCTCCATTGGAAACGTCGCTTCCCCCGTTTGGGTGCCAAGaactaagtaa
- the LOC109594837 gene encoding inhibitor of Bruton tyrosine kinase isoform X2 yields the protein MAFQDIPQCSERCRSTRHGDIITAVLTKTSISDLEACSFLNYICNNCESVRDSAGRTALHTAASVGRSEVIRWLVQNRHADINAKDVESGYTPLHRSIFYKKINAAIELIKLGANTNLLDNDSLTYQEHCLKDGYKPAKDCFEGEVYAWGSNTNHVLGTHTSSTPELFDTFYKEQPTETVQQICISKFHSVIVTKNGKVFSCGHGQGGRLGLGNQQTTVTPKQVSFSENSQEPLMCWYASISRNHSMFLLSDKFVYTCGLNTHHVLGIFPPPKELLVPKQIKSLIGIDEICAQRYHSVAWNAHCLYTWGLNAGQLGHKLVNEKDKYVISPRAVTALNLKDTTISYVAASDGATAIYTIKGDIILLHEYQCRKIASRQPNIVQLSVIGGTLNASLDEEILNEGPSQLTVVALTDSGELLIWQESDPHLCRCIFYRSILVREVCINTNGIYFVTNDGGAFKGTVKARKNMRPASHHDKKRMKVQFNKFLEKENCVTIKLERIPKIHRALSIASDPHGNDFCIIQATPYSFYEIPEMIPPEMESNIRRLFEEADLNDNIHDIVFNVGNQSFPAHKFVIASKCPYLLEVMNQDKSVLNNENPTIFKQFLMFLYTGSCDLLKCGEITSEALLNLCNSDKNCNQVQGTVAEGFDGTRSAIECYKEAKSPPKKNEKTPTNPVRLLRELSKKFKCQELQNALSHVDVYKNVIKTKGKQHRHGKPVFDMYSFPELCDVTIKCRDGKTLRAHRCILSSRLEYFANLFSMRWDNSSKSEITLPFPKSTALALLEYIYTDTIVDLDAKDFDHVLRLLILSDQFFVARLKNHCEFLLATSLTLKNASQILQAADVYNACLLKDCALTFIVDNLAAFLELNFLNDLSEDLLLELTTTYFNQILDSSCRVITPYSDAPSDETVKWVHNNFRVDLNVKIEKKPTQKRRSRTHRASTSEKPQENESFSDTNLDSVVQFPDIQEDCVETNQKLPDRLRAITMASEKIKDEKMECNFTTLSSQNLNNSFSESGTSFESFPELGSPPCSSHSVNRTPRTKPKPIKVSQKQKKLLSSETGAIPKSPAVAESPKNPWKPIPDISSPISSPEAQCSMDDIISDEKKQKENLVKIQSKPLLHTQKTKP from the exons ATGGCTTTCCAAGACATCCCCCAATGCTCTGAAAGGTGCCGAAGCACAAGGCATGGAGATATCATAACTGCTGTGTTGACTAAGACAAGCATTTCTGATTTGGAAGCCTGCTCATTCCTGAATTATATTTGCAACAATTGTGAATCTGTTCGTGATTCTGCTG GGAGAACCGCCTTGCACACTGCAGCTTCTGTTGGTCGATCAGAAGTTATAAGGTGGTTGGTGCAAAATCGGCATGCTGATATTAATGCTAAAGATGTCGAATCTGGCTACACCCCATTGCACAGGAGTATATTTTACAAGAAGATTAATGCAGCTATTGAATTAATCAAATTGG GTGCCAATACTAATTTGTTGGATAATGACAGTTTAACATATCAGGAGCATTGCCTGAAAGATGGATACAAACCTGCTAAAGACTGCTTTGAAGGTGAAGTGTATGCATGGGGATCCAATACAAATCATGTTTTGGGGACACACACAAGCAGTACTCCTGAATTGTTTGATACCTTTTACAAGGAGCAACCAACTGAAACTGTCCAACAGATCTGTATTAGCAAGTTTCACAGTGTAATTGTAACCAAGAATGGTAAGGTTTTCAG ttgtgGACACGGACAAGGCGGACGTTTGGGTTTGGGAAACCAACAAACAACTGTTACACCCAAACAAGTTTCCTTTTCTGAGAACAGTCAGGAACCCTTGATGTGTTGGTATGCAAGTATTTCCAGAAACCACAGCATGTTTCTTCTTTCTGACAAATTC GTATACACATGTGGATTGAACACGCACCATGTGCTGGGTATTTTTCCACCACCAAAAGAACTATTGGTtccgaaacaaataaaatctcTGATTGGGATAGATGAAATATGTGCGCAGAGATATCATTCAGTTGCTTGGAATGCACATTGTTTGTATACGTGGGGCTTGAATGCAGGACAATTGGGCCACAAGTTGGTTAATGAAAAAGACAAATATGTTATATCACCTAGGGCGGTGACAGCATTAAATTTGAAGGATACAACTATTAGTTATGTCGCAGCAAGTGATGGTGCCACCGcgatttatacaattaaaggaGATATAATTCTTTTACATGAATATCAGTGCAGAAAAATCGCTTCCag GCAACCAAATATTGTGCAACTGAGCGTTATTGGGGGAACATTGAATGCGTCTTTGGATGAAGAAATTCTAAATGAAGGACCATCCCAATTGACTGTCGTAGCGTTAACAGATTCTGGAGAATTGTTGATTTGGCAAGAGTCAGATCCTCATTTGTGTAGatgcattttttatagatCAATACTTGTGAGAGAGGTGTGTATAAACACTAATGGAATATACTTTGTCACCAATGATGGAGGAGCATTTAAag GGACAGTAAAAGCAAGAAAGAATATGCGCCCAGCAAGCCACCATGACAAAAAACGTATGAAGGtacaattcaataaattcttgGAAAAGGAGAATTGCGtgacaattaaattagaaaggaTCCCTAAAATTCACCGGGCCCTCTCAATTGCAAGCGATCCTCACGGCAACGATTTCTGTATTATACAAGCAA CTCCTTACTCTTTTTATGAAATCCCCGAAATGATACCACCCGAGATGGAATCAAACATCCGTCGATTATTTGAAGAGGCTGACCTGAACGATAACATACACGATATAGTTTTCAATGTTGGAAATCAGTCGTTCCCAGcgcataaatttgtaatagcTTCAAAGTGTCCGTACTTATTGGAGGTGATGAATCAGGATAAGTCGGTTTTAAACAATGAGAATCCGACCATTTTCaagcaatttttaatgtttttgtacaCGGGTTCTTGCGATTTGCTGAAGTGCGGAGAAATTACATCTGAGGCGCTGCTTAATCTGTGCAACagtgataaaaattgtaaccAAGTACAAGGAACGGTTGCGGAAGGATTTGATGGTACACGAAGTGCTATCGAATGTTACAAAGAAGCTAAATCTCCTCctaagaaaaatgaaaagacACCGACAAACCCCGTACGGTTGCTACGTGAGctctctaaaaaatttaagtgtcAGGAATTGCAAAATGCTCTTTCCCATGTCGACGTGTATAAAAACGTGATTAAAACAAAGGGTAAACAGCACAGACACGGCAAGCCAGTGTTCGACATGTACAGTTTTCCAGAACTGTGCGATGTGACCATAAAATGTCGTGACGGCAAAACTTTGCGAGCTCATCGTTGCATTTTGTCCAGCAGATTGGAATACTTTGCCAATTTGTTCTCCATGCGTTGGGATAAT tcttCCAAATCAGAAATCACTTTGCCCTTCCCGAAGAGCACTGCATTAGCCCTTTTAGAATACATTTACACAGACACAATCGTAGATCTGGATGCCAAGGATTTCGATCACGTATTGAGACTCCTCATTTTGTCTGACCAGTTTTTCGTGGCCCGTCTCAAGAATCACTGCGAGTTTCTGCTGGCCACGAGTCTGACGCTGAAGAACGCCTCTCAAATATTGCAAGCCGCAGACGTTTACAACGCTTGCTTGTTGAAAGATTGCGCTTTAACATTCATCGTAGATAATTTGGCGGCGTTCCTCGAGTTGAACTTCCTTAACGATCTGAGCGAGGATCTCCTTCTCGAGTTGACCACGACGTATTTCAATCAGATCCTGGATTCTTCTTGCCGTGTCATAACACCCTATTCCGATGCACCATCTGATGAAACCGTTAAGTGGGTGCACAACAATTTTAGGGTagatttaaatgtgaaaattgaGAAGAAACCTACACAGAAGAGACGTTCGAGAACTCACAGGGCTTCCACAAGCGAGAAACCCCAGGAGAACGAGTCCTTCAGTGATACTAATTTGGACAGTGTCGTTCAATTTCCAGATATTCAAGAGGATTGCGTGGAAACCAATCAAAAATTGCCCGATCGATTAAGGGCGATCACAATGGCTAGTGAGAAAATAAAGGATGAGAAGATGGAGTGCAATTTCACGACACTGTCGTCTCAAAATTTGAACAACTCGTTCAGCGAATCCGGAACGTCGTTTGAATCGTTCCCGGAGTTGGGTAGTCCGCCCTGTTCCTCTCATTCAGTAAACAGAACTCCCAGGACCAAGCCAAAACCGATTAAGGTGtcacaaaaacaaaagaaactgTTATCTTCGGAGACCGGAGCTATCCCGAAGTCACCTGCGGTTGCTG AGAGTCCTAAAAATCCATGGAAACCAATTCCTGATATATCTAGTCCAATTTCTTCGCCAGAGGCACAGTGCAGCATGGATGACATAATATCTGATGAAAAGAAACAAAAGgagaatttagttaaaatacagAGCAAGCCGCTTCTTCATACACag AAGACAAAGCCATAG
- the LOC109594801 gene encoding ankyrin repeat and LEM domain-containing protein 1, with the protein MSIYRGKNQREFYLASLLYDSIEDKDLSSVKSLLSEKGADPNLILPKKGIAPFHLAVGIDPRDFSITVTTLILQHGGNPNVRSDEGLTPVHISAAWNCLENLQLLLSNGGDPEAKDSNRCTPSYYAHKENHVECLNLLKSYTPNKNEIINRESENSKNFNLTFDKILVDNGGCQYEVVQDNTPIVVPSANTTEYVLNWFNKHHPSIDEISICSDPKMNQFSLNTIDSYESSLDESDVPTKEIKSGTITFRKVYRKTRKTPKKSVFTSTVNKEVEDSTMFSIVNDIETIKQHSTESGVNTMPNSPVDLHISDQIQNESMYTAEDFSTMQQYSKESGIITLPNSMLVTGNIPKTTSSAEFSISEMYSPPKMKTSLIKIDASSDYNTCSTASEKSSLVNSFEMTDDLSIEFTQDETKGDLISLTHSKSSSPELSFVTVSELYKYVDEDEGIILFERRFLKTPTGSCGSERSSAISSNISSLPETIDYDTDTLRKELTSHGYNPGPITFTTKRIYLKKLKQLRTKAISSTNVQDISNIKKVYSIEIEKTFRDPTWVNDLAVYKSLEEAVSKQFSTPDPTRKWREGVNKASFTYLLLDPRVTNNLPCRAEQLQPKELWETFIKAIFYVGKGKRSRPYAHLYDAISVWKKNKEDEDAKLRTKKIQHILDIWHNNTGVICLHVFQNVIPVEAYTREASMILALKLDNLDNIKSGEFYGIAATWSLKQKRMLGVYLLYKAMMIFLHEGERQLCPADID; encoded by the exons ATGAGCATATATCGTGGTAAGAATCAAagagaattttatttggcGTCGTTGTTGTACGATTCTATAGAGGACAAGGATTTAAG CTCCGTAAAATCTTTGCTTTCTGAAAAGGGAGCAGATCCTAACTTAATCCTTCCGAAGAAAGGTATCGCTCCGTTTCACCTGGCAGTCGGAATAGATCCAAGGGACTTTTCAATAACAGTGACCACGTTGATTTTGCAGCACGGAGGAAACCCCAATGTTAG ATCCGACGAAGGCTTGACCCCTGTCCATATTTCGGCTGCTTGGAATTGTTTGGAGAACCTGCAGCTGTTGCTGAGCAATGGCGGCGATCCGGAGGCCAAGGACAGCAATCGTTGTACCCCTTCCTACTATGCACATAAAGAAAACCATGTTGAATGTCTCAACCTCCTTAAATCCTACACTCCGAACAAGAACGAAATAATCAACAGGGAGTCAGAGAACagcaaaaactttaatttaacattcg ATAAGATATTAGTGGATAACGGTGGCTGCCAATATGAGGTGGTTCAAGATAATACACCTATTGTGGTACCTTCCGCGAATACAACCGAATACGTACTGAACTGGTTCAACAAACACCACCCATCAATCGATGAGATTTCAATTTGTTCGGACCCAAAAATGAATCAATTCTCTCTTAACACCATTGATTCATATGAGAGTTCCTTGGATGAATCGGACGTTCCAaccaaagaaataaaaagtgGCACAATTACATTCCGAAAGGTTTACAGAAAAACAAGAAAGACACCCAAAAAGTCGGTATTCACCAGCACGGTTAATAAGGAAGTCGAAGATTCGACTATGTTCTCCATTGTGAATGACATTGAAACAATCAAGCAGCATTCTACAGAGAGTGGAGTAAACACAATGCCAAATAGTCCAGTGGATCTTCACATCAGTGACCAAATCCAAAATGAAAGTATGTACACTGCTGAAGATTTTTCGACCATGCAACAATACTCCAAAGAAAGTGGTATAATCACATTACCAAATAGTATGTTAGTGACTGGAAACATCCCCAAAACCACATCTAGCGCAGAATTTTCCATATCAGAGATGTACTCACCACCTAAAATGAAAACGtccctaattaaaatagatgCTAGTAGTGACTACAATACCTGTTCCACGGCCAGTGAGAAGTCGTCTCTGGTAAATAGTTTTGAAATGACCGACGATTTATCAATCGAGTTCACACAGGACGAAACCAAAGGAGATCTGATATCTTTGACCCACTCAAAAAGTTCGAGTCCTGAACTCAGTTTTGTGACGGTTTCTGAACTATACAAATATGTTGATGAGGACGagggaattattttattcgagagacgatttttaaaaacacccAC CGGGTCGTGCGGAAGTGAACGATCCAGTGCAATATCTTCCAACATTTCTTCCTTGCCAGAAACTATTGATTATGACACAGACACTCTCAGAAAGGAGTTAACGTCGCATGGGTACAATCCGGGACCAATAACATTCACGACCAAGAGAATATACTTGAAGAAACTTAAACAGTTAAGAACTAAGGCAATTTCCTCCACTAACGTACAAGACATATCCAACATTAAGAAAG TCTATTCTATTGAGATAGAAAAGACCTTTAGAGATCCAACATGGGTGAACGATTTGGCTGTTTACAAGTCTTTGGAAGAAGCAGTGAGTAAGCAGTTCAGTACACCAGATCCTACCAGGAAATGGAGAGAAGGAGTTAATAAGGCTTCTTTCACATACCTACTTTTAGATCCAAGAGTTACCAATAACTTACCATGTAGAGCCGAACAACTACAACCTAAGGAATTATGGGAGACATTTATAAAAGCGATATTTTATGTGG GTAAAGGAAAAAGATCACGTCCTTATGCTCATCTTTATGATGCAATTTCGGTGTGGAAAAAGAACAAAGAGGATGAAGATGCGAAGTTGCGGACGAAGAAAATTCAGCACATTTTAGACATTTGGCACAACAACACTGGTGTAATTTGTCTCCACGTCTTCCAAAACGTGATTCCCGTGGAGGCTTACACGAGAGAGGCTTCAATGATATTAGctttaaaattggataacttagataatattaaatcgGGTGAATTTTATGGAATTGCGGCTACTTGGTCACTGAAACAAAAACGTATGCTGGgcgtatatttattatataaagcgATGATGATTTTTTTACACGAGGGTGAACGACAGTTATGCCCAGctgatattgattaa
- the LOC109594796 gene encoding alpha-N-acetylgalactosaminidase-like, whose translation MGWMTWQRFRCETNCKTHPTDCINENLIIDMADRLSGDGYLDAGYEYIIIDDCWASKSRDHENKLVGDPDRFPNGMKALSDYVHSKGLKFGIYGDYGTYTCEGYPGSLDYLQLDAQTWAGWGVDYLKLDGCHVQTEGMEQGYGKMTKDLNATGRPIVFSCSFPAYLGINANYTAAVEYCNLWRTYADISDTFEDVKDIADWFGKNQNKLIQYAGPGHWNDPDMLIIGNYGLSYEQSKVQMSIWAILAAPLIMSVDLRTITKEAAGILQNKDLIRINQDPLGIQGSLIKKENNINIWRRIIKGQSAEYCEILAFVSYRVDGVIYQYPFTLSELLQNSIATQYIIRNVWDDSDAVIAFPNEELISHIKPSGVDLYEICPLVDNIVVDN comes from the exons ATGGGATGGATGACATGGCAAAGATTCAGGTGTGAGACTAATTGCAAAACACATCCAACGGATTGTATCAA tgaaaatttgattatagaTATGGCAGACAGACTATCAGGAGATGGTTATTTAGACGCGGGCTACGAATATATAATCATAGATGATTGTTGGGCTTCAAAATCCAGGGATCATGAAAACAAATTGGTTGGAGATCCGGACCGTTTTCCAAATGGAATGAAAGCCTTGTCTGATTAT GTTCATTCCAAGGGTCTTAAATTCGGTATTTATGGAGATTATGGAACATATACTTGTGAAGGATACCCCGGCAGTTTAGACTATTTACAACTGGATGCACAAACGTGGGCCGGCTGGGGTGTAGATTATCTTAAATTAGATGGATGCCACGTTCAAACAGAAGGAATGGAACAAGGTTATGGGAAGATGACTAAAGATCTGAACGCAACGGGAAGACCAATTGTTTTCTCATGCAGTTTTCCTGCGTATTTGGGAATAAAT GCCAACTATACAGCAGCAGTTGAGTATTGCAACTTATGGAGAACTTACGCAGACATTAGCGACACTTTCGAAGATGTAAAAGATATTGCAGACTGGTTTGgtaaaaatcaaaacaaactTATACAATATGCTGGCCCTGGTCATTGGAACGATCCCGATATG ctCATAATAGGAAATTATGGTCTTAGTTATGAACAAAGCAAAGTACAAATGTCCATTTGGGCTATTTTAGCTGCGCCTCTGATTATGTCCGTTGATCTGAGAACTATAACAAAAGAAGCTGCCggaattttacaaaacaaagaTTTGATCAGGATAAATCAAGATCCTTTGGGAATACAAGGATCActgataaaaaaa gaaaataatattaatatatggcGCAGGATTATTAAGGGACAATCTGCAGAGTACTGTGAAATTCTCGCGTTTGTTAGTTACAGAGTTGATGGTGTTATTTATCAATATCCATTCACTCTCTCAGAATTATTGCAAAATTCGATTGCcacacaatatataataagg AATGTTTGGGATGATTCGGATGCTGTTATAGCTTTCCCCAATGAAGAACTCATCTCTCATATTAAACCATCAG gcGTAGATCTATATGAGATTTGTCCATTAGTAGACAACATTGTTGTAGATAATTAA